A single Aggregatilinea lenta DNA region contains:
- a CDS encoding polyprenol monophosphomannose synthase has protein sequence MKIVAALPTYNEAENIPTMIEALRALPVPDLSILVIDDNSPDGTGRIVDELAAKYPGQVNILHRPGKNGLGTAYIEGFTWALAHGADAVLQMDSDFSHNPDYIPQMVETMERTGTDIVIGSRYVRGGSLDENWGVGRKLLSWWANSIYVRLILHTKAKDATGGFRLWKAYVLRGMDLKRIRSNGYVFQVETIYVAEKLGYRAVEVPIHFKDRRLGRSKMSFRVQSEAALRVWQVWRRHRHLTPSMRAASEPVSAH, from the coding sequence ATGAAGATCGTCGCTGCGCTTCCGACGTACAACGAAGCGGAAAACATACCCACGATGATCGAGGCACTGCGCGCGCTGCCTGTGCCCGATCTCTCGATTCTGGTCATCGACGACAATTCCCCGGATGGTACGGGGCGCATCGTAGACGAGCTGGCCGCGAAATATCCCGGCCAGGTGAACATCCTGCACCGCCCCGGCAAAAACGGCCTGGGCACCGCCTACATCGAGGGTTTCACCTGGGCGCTGGCGCACGGCGCGGATGCCGTGCTGCAAATGGACTCCGATTTCTCGCACAATCCCGACTATATCCCACAGATGGTCGAGACGATGGAGCGCACGGGCACGGATATCGTGATCGGCTCGCGCTACGTCAGAGGCGGCAGCCTGGACGAGAATTGGGGCGTTGGGCGCAAGCTGCTGAGCTGGTGGGCCAACAGCATTTACGTGCGCCTGATCCTGCACACGAAGGCCAAAGACGCGACGGGCGGCTTCCGGTTGTGGAAAGCGTACGTCTTGCGTGGCATGGATCTCAAGCGCATCCGCTCCAACGGCTATGTGTTCCAGGTCGAGACGATCTATGTGGCCGAAAAACTCGGCTATCGCGCCGTCGAGGTGCCCATTCACTTTAAGGACCGGCGTCTGGGCCGGTCGAAGATGAGCTTCCGCGTCCAATCCGAAGCGGCGCTGCGGGTATGGCAGGTCTGGCGGCGTCACCGCCACCTGACCCCCTCGATGCGTGCGGCCTCGGAGCCGGTTTCCGCCCACTAA
- the asnS gene encoding asparagine--tRNA ligase: MATLIQIGEIAQYDGQEVTVRGWLYNRTDKGRLQFLLVRDGTGIAQCVAFKKDLPEDVFEAARALTQESSVLVTGMVRGDERAPGYPGGYEIGITNLEAIQIADEYPIQPKDHGVEFLMDQRHLWLRSLRQWAILRIRATIIHTIRNWLDDRGYILVDTPILTPAAGENTTTLFEIDYFGEPAYLAQTGQLYNEANIGAFGKVYCFGPTFRAEKSKTRRHLMEFWMVEPEMAFFSLEDLMAMEEEFVSAIVSAVLDKHRMELEILERDVARLETIKAPFHRISYDEAVERLQALIEEIDDPERKAELAIAWGDDFGAPHETAIAEMFDRPVFVYHYPTAAKAFYMQPVEGRPDVCRSVDLLAPEGYGEITGGSERIYDAELLRQRIDEIGISPDNYKWYLDLRQYGSVPHAGFGLGVERTVAWICGLPHIRETIPYARMLNRLYP; this comes from the coding sequence GTGGCGACACTTATTCAAATTGGTGAGATCGCCCAATATGATGGGCAGGAAGTCACCGTTCGGGGCTGGCTGTACAACCGCACCGACAAGGGCCGCCTGCAGTTTTTGCTGGTCCGCGACGGCACGGGGATCGCCCAATGTGTCGCCTTCAAGAAGGATCTGCCGGAAGACGTCTTCGAGGCGGCCCGTGCGCTGACGCAGGAAAGCTCGGTCCTCGTCACCGGCATGGTGCGCGGCGACGAGCGCGCGCCTGGCTATCCCGGCGGCTACGAGATCGGCATTACGAACCTGGAAGCGATCCAGATCGCCGACGAGTACCCGATCCAGCCCAAGGATCACGGCGTCGAGTTCCTCATGGACCAGCGCCACCTGTGGCTGCGCTCGCTGCGGCAGTGGGCGATCCTGCGCATCCGCGCGACGATCATCCACACCATCCGTAACTGGCTAGACGATCGTGGCTACATCCTGGTCGATACGCCGATCCTGACGCCCGCCGCCGGGGAGAACACGACCACGCTGTTCGAGATCGACTACTTCGGCGAACCGGCCTACCTGGCGCAGACCGGCCAGCTCTATAACGAAGCGAACATCGGCGCGTTCGGTAAGGTATACTGCTTCGGCCCCACCTTCCGCGCGGAAAAGTCCAAGACGCGCCGCCACCTGATGGAATTCTGGATGGTCGAGCCGGAAATGGCCTTCTTCTCACTGGAAGACCTGATGGCGATGGAAGAGGAGTTCGTCAGCGCCATCGTGAGCGCTGTGCTCGACAAGCACCGCATGGAGCTGGAAATTCTGGAGCGCGACGTCGCGCGGCTGGAAACGATCAAAGCGCCGTTCCATCGCATCAGCTACGACGAGGCGGTCGAGCGGCTGCAAGCGCTGATCGAAGAGATCGACGACCCAGAGCGCAAAGCCGAGCTGGCGATCGCCTGGGGCGACGACTTCGGCGCGCCGCACGAGACGGCCATCGCGGAGATGTTCGACCGGCCCGTGTTCGTTTATCACTATCCCACGGCGGCCAAGGCGTTCTACATGCAGCCCGTCGAGGGGCGGCCCGACGTCTGCCGCAGCGTGGACCTGCTGGCTCCCGAAGGCTACGGTGAGATCACGGGCGGCAGCGAGCGCATTTACGACGCGGAGCTGCTGCGCCAGCGCATCGACGAGATCGGCATTTCGCCCGACAACTACAAGTGGTACCTGGACCTGCGCCAGTATGGCAGCGTGCCCCATGCCGGGTTTGGCCTGGGCGTCGAGCGTACGGTCGCGTGGATCTGCGGGCTGCCGCACATCCGCGAGACGATCCCGTACGCACGCATGTTGAACCGGCTCTATCCGTAG
- the surE gene encoding 5'/3'-nucleotidase SurE has product MHILVSNDDGVRAPGIAALARAMLPFGKVTVVAPSENQSATGHRKTMHKPLRIDEVQFPVEGVRAYATSDSPSDSVAVALLGFIEEPVDLVVSGINRGPNMGQDLTYSGTVSAAFEAVIWHKPAIAFSLDNFADDADYSAAAAIAQQLVGMELYRRLPPLTLFNVNVPNLPLDQIKGFKMVRQGLREYNDKLIERTDPYGRPYYWIGGAAPTGDTTQEGTDLWALHAGYVSITPIHLDLTNHSLLLDMQRWGLTKARPGDTDALALEDHPTAKHNGS; this is encoded by the coding sequence ATGCATATTCTCGTATCGAATGATGACGGCGTCCGCGCGCCGGGTATCGCGGCCCTCGCCCGGGCAATGCTGCCTTTCGGCAAGGTGACGGTCGTCGCGCCGTCCGAAAACCAGAGCGCAACCGGGCATCGCAAGACGATGCACAAGCCGCTGCGCATCGACGAGGTCCAGTTTCCGGTCGAAGGCGTCCGGGCCTACGCGACCTCCGACTCCCCGTCCGACTCGGTGGCGGTCGCGCTGCTGGGCTTCATCGAAGAGCCGGTCGATCTGGTCGTGTCGGGCATCAATCGCGGCCCGAACATGGGCCAGGACCTGACCTACAGCGGCACGGTGTCGGCGGCGTTCGAGGCCGTGATCTGGCACAAGCCCGCCATCGCGTTTTCGCTGGACAACTTCGCGGACGACGCCGACTACAGCGCCGCCGCTGCCATCGCGCAGCAGCTTGTCGGCATGGAGCTGTACCGCCGTCTGCCGCCGCTGACACTGTTCAACGTCAACGTGCCGAACCTGCCCCTGGACCAGATCAAGGGCTTCAAGATGGTGCGCCAGGGCCTGCGCGAGTACAACGACAAGCTGATCGAGCGTACCGATCCCTATGGCCGCCCATACTACTGGATTGGCGGAGCTGCGCCCACCGGCGACACGACGCAGGAAGGCACGGATCTATGGGCGCTGCACGCGGGGTACGTCTCGATCACGCCCATTCACCTGGACCTGACCAACCACTCGCTGCTGCTCGATATGCAGCGCTGGGGCCTCACCAAAGCCCGTCCCGGCGACACGGACGCGCTGGCCCTGGAAGATCACCCCACGGCCAAGCACAACGGCTCATGA
- a CDS encoding flippase, protein MLRKWFPELIIAAGLLVLPLLLFFPVTLGGKTQIPADNLYEIEPWSSAREALGVPEIPHNALLSDLILENYQWKSFLRQSIRDGVIPLWQPNQFAGTPFLAAGQHSALYPFSVLYYVLPLWLAYGWFTVSQLWLAGVLMMLFARGLGVGRLGAAVAGVAYQLSAFFVISAVFPMMIAGAAWLPLLLLMVEFVIRRRPLRGERPAVMPWIALGAVALMMNVFAGHVEITYYTLIVMAYYAAARLLWQWWRQRRAWKRLMSTAGALLAMVALGMGLGAAQFVPLYELGTHSFRESAAGFDEVRSWGLPARHVAKFLMPNAYGNPAQHSYVDVFEWQRVPLDWVNGDDPRYDRVTNTDFGIKNYVEGGVYMGILVMALAAIGLIAPRRKSPNPLTPSPFGDGEGEQSPPIRAILAILGGISLTFAFGLPTYAVIYYLFPNLNQLHTPFRWVWPLTFVVAALAGFGADALTRARRDPRAWRVATWVGGGLLAAGALILLGLAISRIAFGTVEPLVEDVYTGLAKASSAFPNARAFYSYEFWNVLYLGLATAAAGGVILLSRARWTLPGRLRTVPLWQPLAVAVIAVDLLAAGWNFNSAADPDWLDYTPPSVAWLQDKMAAEGPFRYTTIDQGEHPLHANSTWQYGLQDVRGYDSLIPRQYADYMRLIAPQGGLAYNRIDPIHWDDKDALASPLLDLLNVRYVVSDWFLDPDGNADVDAARAEELGYALVYDDGTVRIYENLDALPRAYTLPYTDLTEELCASAPDDFSTIVQSPDFTADPRRVVIEGFPGSSGCDVAYDWPTAAQEADPEPATITAYGSIEVTVEAAVDQESWLVLADSYYPGWKAFVRPQGAADDQEEEVEIRLVDGNFRGVRLEPGAWTVRFRYSPATFQVGAFGSFLSGMLVIFLLILWLWRRIYREDGEADSAKRIAKNSLAPIVLNLFNRGIDLAFAFIMLRILGPANAGVYYYAIVIFGWFDILTNFGLNTFLTREVARDRDRAGRYLLNTTALRLGLALLGIPLLAAFFVIRNQTVSEPLEAQAVVAIVLLYVALLPGSISTGLTALFYAFEKAEFPAAITTISTIAKVTIGLATLLLGWGVEGLAGGAIATNLITFVILAWLARPLIRGQFWQRPDRTLMRHMMGESWPLMINHLLATVFFKIDVVLMEAINGNVVVGQYSTAYKWLDALNIIPAFLTMALLPVMARQAHEDRAGLKRNYTLAVKLLLMVALPVAVITTFIAEPLVHFLGGAEYLPAGAVALQLMIWSILIGWMNSVTNYVIVALDRQRTLTFAFVAGVVFNLTANILLLPAYSYRAAAIITIFSEGVLFAGFYWIIRQELGAMGWGHMLGRLAVAGIVLAAITWGLWSVAPLLALAVSPVVYGVMLFALRPFLPEELARIAPLLPGPLRRRIAVGS, encoded by the coding sequence ATGCTGCGTAAGTGGTTCCCCGAGCTGATCATTGCGGCAGGACTGCTCGTCCTGCCGCTGTTGTTATTCTTCCCGGTGACGCTCGGCGGCAAGACGCAGATCCCCGCCGACAACCTGTACGAGATTGAGCCGTGGTCCAGCGCGCGCGAGGCGCTCGGCGTACCGGAGATTCCGCATAACGCGCTGCTCTCCGACCTGATCCTCGAAAACTACCAGTGGAAGTCCTTCCTGCGCCAGAGCATCCGCGACGGCGTGATCCCGCTGTGGCAGCCTAACCAGTTCGCCGGGACGCCGTTCCTGGCTGCCGGGCAGCACTCGGCGCTGTACCCGTTCAGCGTGCTCTATTACGTGCTGCCGCTGTGGCTGGCCTATGGCTGGTTCACCGTCAGCCAGTTGTGGCTGGCGGGCGTGCTGATGATGCTGTTCGCGCGCGGCCTGGGCGTCGGGCGGTTGGGCGCGGCAGTGGCCGGGGTCGCCTACCAGCTCAGCGCGTTTTTCGTGATCAGCGCCGTCTTTCCGATGATGATCGCGGGCGCGGCGTGGCTGCCGCTGCTGCTGTTGATGGTCGAGTTCGTCATCCGGCGGCGACCGCTGCGCGGCGAGCGGCCCGCCGTGATGCCGTGGATCGCGCTCGGCGCGGTCGCGCTGATGATGAACGTCTTCGCCGGGCACGTCGAGATCACGTACTACACGCTGATCGTGATGGCCTACTACGCTGCCGCGCGACTGCTGTGGCAGTGGTGGCGGCAGCGCCGGGCGTGGAAGCGCCTGATGAGCACGGCGGGCGCGCTGCTGGCGATGGTCGCGCTCGGCATGGGGCTGGGTGCGGCGCAGTTCGTGCCGCTCTACGAGCTGGGCACGCACAGCTTCCGCGAGAGCGCTGCCGGGTTCGACGAGGTGCGCAGTTGGGGGTTGCCCGCGCGCCACGTCGCCAAGTTCCTGATGCCCAACGCCTACGGCAATCCCGCGCAGCACAGCTACGTGGACGTGTTCGAGTGGCAGCGCGTGCCGCTGGACTGGGTCAACGGCGACGATCCGCGCTACGACCGCGTGACCAACACCGACTTCGGCATCAAAAATTACGTCGAGGGCGGCGTTTACATGGGCATCCTGGTCATGGCCCTGGCCGCGATCGGGCTGATCGCGCCGCGCCGAAAATCACCTAACCCCCTAACCCCCTCTCCATTCGGGGATGGAGAGGGGGAACAATCGCCCCCCATCCGGGCGATCCTGGCGATCCTGGGCGGCATCTCGCTGACGTTCGCCTTTGGCCTGCCCACCTACGCGGTGATTTATTACCTGTTCCCGAACCTGAACCAGCTACATACCCCCTTCCGCTGGGTGTGGCCCCTGACGTTCGTCGTAGCGGCGCTGGCCGGATTCGGTGCGGACGCGCTCACCCGCGCGCGCCGCGATCCGCGCGCGTGGCGCGTAGCGACCTGGGTGGGCGGTGGGCTGCTGGCGGCGGGCGCGCTGATCCTGCTGGGGCTGGCGATCAGCCGCATCGCGTTCGGGACGGTCGAGCCGCTGGTCGAGGATGTGTATACCGGGCTGGCGAAAGCGTCGTCGGCCTTTCCCAACGCGCGCGCCTTTTACAGCTACGAGTTCTGGAATGTGCTCTATTTGGGGCTGGCGACCGCTGCCGCCGGGGGCGTGATCCTGCTCAGTCGCGCACGCTGGACGCTGCCGGGCCGCCTGCGCACCGTCCCGTTGTGGCAGCCGCTGGCCGTGGCGGTGATCGCGGTCGATCTGCTGGCCGCCGGGTGGAACTTCAACAGCGCCGCCGATCCCGATTGGCTCGACTATACGCCGCCCTCGGTCGCGTGGCTGCAAGACAAAATGGCGGCGGAAGGCCCCTTTCGCTACACCACCATCGACCAGGGTGAGCACCCGCTGCACGCCAACAGCACGTGGCAGTACGGCTTGCAGGACGTGCGCGGCTACGACAGCCTGATCCCCAGGCAGTACGCGGACTACATGCGCCTGATCGCGCCGCAGGGCGGGCTGGCCTACAACCGCATCGACCCGATCCACTGGGACGACAAGGACGCGCTGGCCTCGCCGCTGCTGGACCTGCTCAACGTGCGCTACGTGGTCAGCGATTGGTTCCTTGACCCTGACGGGAATGCCGACGTGGATGCCGCGCGCGCCGAGGAACTCGGTTATGCGCTGGTTTACGACGATGGCACGGTGCGCATCTACGAGAACCTGGACGCCCTGCCGCGCGCCTACACGCTGCCCTACACCGACCTGACCGAAGAGTTGTGCGCGAGCGCGCCGGACGACTTCAGCACTATCGTGCAAAGCCCCGACTTCACCGCCGATCCGCGCCGCGTGGTGATCGAAGGTTTCCCCGGCAGCTCCGGCTGCGATGTGGCGTACGACTGGCCGACCGCCGCACAGGAAGCCGATCCGGAGCCTGCGACGATCACTGCCTACGGCAGCATCGAGGTCACGGTGGAGGCGGCGGTCGATCAAGAATCCTGGCTGGTGCTGGCCGACTCGTACTATCCTGGCTGGAAAGCCTTCGTGCGGCCCCAGGGCGCGGCGGACGACCAGGAAGAGGAGGTCGAGATCCGGCTGGTGGACGGCAACTTCCGGGGCGTGCGGTTGGAGCCGGGTGCGTGGACGGTGCGCTTCCGCTACAGCCCGGCGACGTTCCAGGTGGGCGCGTTTGGCTCATTTTTGAGCGGGATGCTGGTGATCTTCCTGCTGATCCTGTGGCTCTGGCGGCGTATTTATCGCGAGGACGGCGAAGCGGACAGCGCCAAGCGTATCGCCAAAAACAGCCTCGCGCCGATTGTGCTCAACCTGTTCAACCGGGGCATCGACCTCGCGTTTGCGTTCATTATGCTGCGCATTCTCGGCCCGGCGAACGCAGGCGTGTATTACTACGCGATCGTGATCTTCGGCTGGTTCGACATCCTCACGAACTTTGGCCTGAACACGTTCCTCACGCGCGAAGTCGCGCGCGACCGCGACCGGGCCGGTCGCTACCTGCTCAACACGACCGCGCTGCGCCTGGGACTGGCGCTGCTTGGCATTCCGCTGTTGGCCGCATTCTTCGTGATTCGCAACCAGACGGTCAGCGAGCCGCTGGAAGCGCAGGCGGTCGTTGCGATCGTGCTCCTCTATGTCGCGCTGCTGCCGGGCAGCATCAGCACCGGCCTGACCGCGCTGTTTTATGCCTTCGAAAAAGCCGAGTTCCCGGCGGCGATCACGACCATCAGCACCATCGCCAAGGTGACGATTGGGCTGGCGACGCTGCTGCTCGGCTGGGGCGTCGAAGGGTTGGCGGGCGGCGCGATTGCCACCAACCTGATCACGTTCGTTATCCTCGCATGGCTGGCGCGCCCGCTGATCCGGGGGCAGTTCTGGCAGCGCCCCGACCGCACGCTGATGCGGCACATGATGGGCGAAAGCTGGCCGCTGATGATCAATCACCTGCTGGCGACTGTGTTCTTCAAGATCGACGTGGTACTGATGGAGGCGATCAACGGCAACGTGGTCGTCGGCCAGTACTCGACCGCGTACAAGTGGCTCGACGCGCTGAACATCATTCCCGCCTTCCTGACGATGGCGCTGCTGCCCGTCATGGCGCGGCAGGCGCACGAGGACCGCGCCGGGCTGAAGCGCAACTATACGCTGGCGGTCAAGCTGCTGCTGATGGTAGCGCTGCCCGTGGCGGTGATCACGACCTTCATCGCCGAGCCGCTGGTGCACTTCCTGGGCGGCGCGGAATACCTCCCGGCGGGCGCGGTCGCGCTGCAACTGATGATCTGGAGCATCCTGATCGGCTGGATGAACAGCGTCACCAACTACGTGATCGTCGCGCTGGACCGCCAGCGCACGCTGACGTTTGCGTTCGTAGCGGGCGTGGTGTTCAACCTCACCGCCAACATACTGCTGCTGCCTGCCTACAGCTACCGCGCAGCAGCCATCATCACGATATTTTCCGAAGGCGTGCTGTTCGCCGGCTTCTATTGGATCATCCGGCAGGAGCTGGGCGCGATGGGCTGGGGGCACATGCTGGGACGGCTGGCCGTCGCAGGGATCGTGCTGGCGGCGATCACGTGGGGGTTGTGGAGCGTCGCGCCGCTGCTGGCGCTGGCCGTGTCGCCGGTGGTCTACGGCGTGATGCTGTTCGCGCTGCGGCCCTTCTTGCCGGAGGAGCTGGCGCGGATCGCGCCGCTGCTGCCGGGTCCGCTCCGGCGGCGGATCGCGGTGGGCAGTTAG
- a CDS encoding glycine zipper family protein — protein MSDKSERTNDDTSAMGAGVALGLALGAGLGQVLFDNIGIGVGVGLALGISIGAAIDGQKKGKDSE, from the coding sequence ATGAGTGATAAATCCGAACGCACGAACGACGACACGTCCGCAATGGGCGCCGGTGTGGCGCTCGGCCTCGCCCTGGGCGCTGGTCTGGGGCAGGTGCTGTTCGACAACATCGGGATCGGCGTAGGCGTCGGCCTGGCGCTCGGCATCTCGATCGGCGCGGCCATCGACGGGCAGAAGAAGGGCAAGGACAGCGAGTAG
- a CDS encoding glycoside hydrolase family 1 protein, whose product MVDFTLHFPDNFLWGTATAAHQVEGHPADSNWSAWEGQPEHIYQGQTADAACDWWAGRYDEDFDRAAELRNNAHRFSVAWSRIEPEPGHYDDAALRQYVDMVAALRKRGLEPMVTLHHFTHPLWLEQNGGWRNPETVERFEQFTRVVVDALGDYVTLWCTINEPMIFATMGYLQGRFPPGKRSVRATTRVAENMLRGHAAAYYAIKELFPQAQVGLAKHMISLKSRFPQAVHEPALRSVRQFFNRAFVEALSTGSLRLGRHKVEVPQAAGTLDWIGLNYYYRFDVMFDLRRPGQMFLHQTRPRDGILGPESVGEIWPEGIFEHIKWLCTATGKPLYVTENGVPDPDDSLRPLHMVRSLRSVWRAIMHNYPVRGYFAWTLADNFEWAEGYDPAFNFGLYACDPETQVRTPRRSAELYGEIAGANGLTSEMIRHYLPDRAEELIPSVSVQQDVTLPQRY is encoded by the coding sequence ATGGTCGATTTCACCCTGCACTTCCCGGATAACTTCCTGTGGGGCACGGCGACCGCCGCGCATCAGGTGGAGGGCCACCCCGCCGACAGCAACTGGTCCGCGTGGGAGGGACAGCCGGAGCATATCTACCAGGGCCAGACTGCGGACGCGGCCTGTGACTGGTGGGCTGGGCGCTACGACGAGGACTTCGACCGTGCGGCGGAGCTGCGCAACAACGCGCACCGCTTTTCGGTCGCGTGGAGCCGCATCGAGCCGGAGCCGGGCCACTATGATGACGCGGCGCTGCGGCAGTACGTGGACATGGTCGCGGCGCTGCGCAAGCGCGGCCTGGAGCCGATGGTCACGCTGCACCACTTCACCCATCCCCTGTGGCTCGAACAAAATGGCGGCTGGCGCAACCCGGAGACGGTCGAGCGTTTCGAGCAGTTCACGCGCGTGGTGGTCGATGCGCTAGGCGACTACGTGACGCTGTGGTGCACGATCAACGAGCCGATGATTTTCGCCACGATGGGCTATCTGCAGGGCCGCTTCCCGCCCGGTAAGCGCAGCGTGCGCGCGACGACGCGCGTCGCGGAGAATATGCTGCGCGGCCACGCCGCCGCTTACTACGCGATCAAAGAGTTGTTTCCCCAGGCGCAGGTTGGCCTCGCCAAACACATGATCAGCCTGAAGTCGCGCTTCCCGCAGGCCGTGCACGAGCCTGCGCTGCGTAGCGTGCGGCAGTTCTTCAACCGCGCGTTCGTCGAGGCGCTGAGCACCGGTTCGCTGCGGCTGGGGCGGCACAAAGTAGAGGTTCCGCAGGCCGCCGGGACGCTCGACTGGATCGGGCTGAATTACTATTACCGCTTCGACGTGATGTTCGATTTGCGCCGTCCGGGGCAGATGTTCCTGCACCAGACCCGCCCGCGTGATGGTATCCTGGGGCCGGAAAGCGTGGGGGAGATCTGGCCGGAGGGCATCTTCGAGCACATCAAGTGGCTGTGCACGGCGACCGGCAAGCCGCTCTACGTGACCGAAAACGGCGTGCCCGACCCCGACGACTCGCTGCGACCGCTGCATATGGTTCGCAGTCTACGCAGCGTGTGGCGCGCGATCATGCACAACTACCCCGTGCGCGGCTACTTCGCGTGGACCCTGGCGGACAACTTCGAATGGGCAGAGGGGTACGATCCGGCGTTCAACTTCGGCCTGTACGCGTGCGACCCGGAGACGCAGGTCCGCACGCCGCGCCGCAGCGCCGAGCTGTACGGCGAGATCGCGGGCGCGAACGGCCTGACATCCGAGATGATCCGCCACTACCTGCCCGACCGCGCCGAGGAGCTGATCCCCAGCGTCAGCGTGCAGCAGGACGTCACCCTCCCGCAGCGGTATTAA
- a CDS encoding GNAT family N-acetyltransferase, whose amino-acid sequence MSVHEARKQVRLLLDDSSAADAPTAYYALFHPPERSAIFTQKDGAGRVTGFAGRFQTGIDLFRPLVTMRCIDPGCAAEVLSQALLPGRPYIFFANANQLPLVGGSLRVENERILNIYHLDVSRFRPETNVLIQTRKTAEGLPRCVISAHGLEAVAGLNWKSPAFAEIYVHVDAQARQRGWGRSVAAAITQLVLAEGRVPLYLVESDNEPSLRLAESLGYVTTGARQVYADVVYMGHPEALEQERE is encoded by the coding sequence ATGTCAGTTCATGAAGCACGAAAGCAGGTGCGCTTGCTGCTTGACGATTCGAGCGCGGCGGACGCCCCTACAGCCTACTATGCCCTGTTTCACCCGCCGGAGCGGTCCGCGATCTTCACGCAGAAGGACGGCGCCGGGCGGGTGACAGGCTTTGCCGGGCGCTTCCAGACCGGGATCGACCTGTTCCGCCCGCTGGTGACGATGCGCTGCATCGATCCGGGGTGTGCCGCCGAGGTGCTCTCGCAGGCGCTGCTGCCGGGACGCCCATACATCTTTTTCGCCAATGCCAACCAGCTCCCCCTGGTGGGGGGCAGCCTGCGCGTCGAAAACGAGCGCATCCTCAACATCTATCACCTGGACGTGTCGCGCTTCCGGCCAGAAACCAACGTACTGATCCAGACGCGCAAGACCGCCGAGGGCCTGCCGCGCTGCGTGATCAGCGCGCATGGGCTGGAAGCGGTCGCCGGGCTGAACTGGAAAAGCCCGGCCTTCGCGGAGATCTACGTGCACGTCGACGCACAGGCCCGCCAGCGCGGCTGGGGCCGCAGCGTCGCGGCAGCCATCACGCAGTTGGTGCTGGCCGAAGGGCGCGTGCCACTCTATCTGGTCGAGTCGGACAACGAGCCATCGCTGCGGCTGGCGGAAAGTCTGGGCTATGTCACCACGGGGGCGCGGCAGGTCTACGCCGACGTGGTCTACATGGGGCATCCCGAAGCGCTCGAACAGGAACGCGAGTAA